A genomic segment from Nitrospira sp. SG-bin1 encodes:
- a CDS encoding Fis family transcriptional regulator, protein MKGLTVLLVDDEPLMRLSMLDALEAVGCEVRAVPTGTEGIEAIREKTFDVVITDLRLPGVDGLTVLQTAKEKEPQTEVLVITAHGSVETAVGAMKLGACDYITKPFQMDELLLVVERISGMIALRRENQDLKHQLEDKFCFNGILGANSRMRAVLDKIKLVAETDSTVLIVGESGTGKELVANALHQNSPRKGYPLIKVSCAALPETLLEAELFGHEKGAFTGALRQRRGRFEMANKGTLFLDEIGEISPVVQVKLLRVLQERTFERVGSNEPIETDVRLVCATQRDLRKEVVQGRFREDLFYRLNVVPIVVPPLRQRQEDIMVIAEHVLETCAQKLNKQLRGFSQQARELLLRYSFPGNVRELENMVERAVALGRDRDAVQPADLCGFQTCPYLGGVPQESCGFCSEGLTGGKKTRNTALTSLAAAREHFEKDYIVSVLERVEGSRTTASRILGLSRKALWEKCKRYGIPSAQGDGQEKN, encoded by the coding sequence ATGAAAGGGTTGACCGTTCTGCTGGTCGATGATGAGCCTTTGATGCGTCTCTCCATGTTGGACGCCTTGGAAGCAGTCGGCTGCGAGGTGCGCGCGGTGCCGACCGGCACGGAGGGGATTGAAGCGATTCGAGAAAAGACATTCGATGTGGTCATCACCGATCTGCGGTTACCGGGCGTGGACGGACTGACCGTGCTCCAGACGGCCAAAGAGAAGGAGCCCCAAACCGAGGTGCTGGTGATTACCGCGCATGGATCGGTGGAAACGGCTGTCGGGGCCATGAAACTGGGAGCGTGTGATTACATCACGAAGCCGTTCCAAATGGATGAATTGCTGCTGGTCGTCGAGCGGATCAGCGGGATGATCGCACTCCGTCGAGAGAATCAAGACCTCAAACACCAGCTTGAAGACAAGTTTTGCTTCAACGGCATCTTGGGCGCGAACAGTCGGATGCGGGCGGTATTGGACAAAATCAAACTGGTGGCTGAGACCGATTCCACCGTCCTGATTGTCGGGGAGAGCGGAACCGGCAAAGAACTCGTCGCCAATGCGTTGCATCAGAACAGTCCGCGAAAAGGGTATCCATTGATCAAAGTCAGCTGTGCCGCGTTGCCGGAGACGCTGCTGGAAGCGGAACTGTTCGGTCATGAAAAGGGGGCGTTTACGGGTGCGCTGCGCCAGCGTCGGGGGCGGTTCGAAATGGCCAACAAGGGCACCCTCTTTCTTGATGAAATCGGGGAAATCTCGCCGGTGGTGCAGGTGAAACTCTTGCGTGTTCTGCAGGAACGTACCTTTGAACGGGTCGGAAGCAATGAACCGATCGAAACCGATGTGCGACTTGTGTGCGCCACGCAGCGAGACCTCCGCAAGGAGGTGGTTCAAGGCCGGTTTCGCGAAGACCTTTTCTACCGGCTCAACGTCGTACCGATCGTTGTTCCCCCGCTCAGACAACGGCAGGAAGATATCATGGTCATCGCCGAGCACGTTCTGGAAACGTGTGCGCAGAAGCTGAACAAGCAGTTGCGGGGGTTTTCCCAGCAGGCACGGGAATTGTTACTGCGCTATTCTTTTCCGGGGAATGTACGGGAGTTGGAGAACATGGTCGAGCGGGCCGTGGCCTTGGGACGGGATCGGGACGCGGTTCAACCGGCTGATCTTTGCGGATTTCAAACCTGTCCCTATTTGGGTGGTGTTCCACAGGAGTCCTGTGGTTTCTGTAGCGAAGGGTTGACCGGGGGAAAAAAGACGCGGAATACCGCTTTGACTTCGCTGGCCGCAGCACGAGAACATTTTGAGAAGGACTACATCGTCTCCGTGTTGGAACGCGTGGAGGGAAGCCGAACGACCGCCTCGAGAATCTTGGGATTGTCGAGAAAGGCTCTGTGGGAGAAGTGCAAACGCTATGGAATTCCGTCGGCACAGGGTGACGGGCAGGAGAAAAACTAG